The genomic region GAGATCATCGCCGAAGTGGCGCGCTACCATCGCGGCGCTCCACCTCGCGCCCGCCACGCGTCGTTCGCGGCGCTGCGCAGCTGGCAACAGCGCTCCGTGGAGCGGCTCACGCCACTTCTGCGGGTCGCCAACGCACTCGATTGCACCCATGCCACGCGGGTCGTCGAGCTCTACGCCTCTCTCAAGGGGCGGCGCGAGGTGATGGTCGAGGTCCTGTCCCCCTTCGAGGTCGGGCTGGAGTTGGCTGCCGCCCGCGACCGCGCGCGACTCTTCGAGAAGGTCTTCGCCCGCCGCCTGACCTTCCGGCAGGGCCTCAAGAAGCCTTCGCGTCGCCGCTAATCCGCACTGTCACAAGGAGTTAACAACCGGCTGAAAAGTCAAGCCGCCGATCGCTGCGGAAAATCCCCGCGTCGGGATCGAATCAGCGCTCGGGATGGAGCTTCTGTCCTCGCCCAAATTCATTGTTTCCCATCATTTACGCTCAATGCACAAGAAACAGTGCAGAACGCTGATGAGCGCCCATCGAGCGGCCCTTCGGAGCACTCCGGGGGCGCTTTTCCACAGCCTTTTCCACCTCGGTTGCGGAGAACTCCGGGGAGCCCCACCGGGCACCGATTCGCCGCCGTTGTACACTCGCGCAGCACCCCCTCCATGGCCTACTCTTTCGCTCCCAGACTCCGCCTCGCCCCACTCTGGCCGGCCCTCGCAGCCCTCGCCCTGGCGGCAGTGCTGGCCTCGATCCTGCTCCCCCGTACGCTCGCCCAGCAGGCGACCTCCCAGCTGGCACAGGAGGCCCGCCTGCTCGTGGCAGCCGTGCCGGCCCCGGGCTCGCTCGTCTCGCCGGACCCGGACCTCGCGCAGCGTCTCCACCAACTCGTCGCCGGCACCGACTTTCGGATCACCCTCGTCGCCCTCGACGGCAAGGTGCTGGCCGACAGCCAGCGCCTTGGCAGCGAGCTCGCGGCCATGGACAACCATCGCACGCGCCCCGAGATCTTCGCCGCGCTGGCGCGTGGCGAAGGCAGTGCAGTCCGTCACAGCGACACCACCGAACAGGACACGCTCTACGCTGCACGGTTGGTCAACGACGCCGGCGGCCGCTCCTGGATCCTGCGCCTCGGGCAACCGCTCTCCACGATCTCCGCCCTGACCCGGCATCTCGGCAGGATCCTCCTCCTCGCCCTGGCGGCCGCCCTGGCGCTCGTCGCCCTGGTCTCGTGGTGGCTGACGCGCTCGCTCTTCCGGCCGCTCGGCGAGCTGCTCGCCGCGGCCGACGCCATGGGCCGCGGTGACTACGCCGCCCGCTTTCAAATTCCGGAGCAGCGGGAGCTGGCGCGCCTCGGCACCGCCCTGCAGCGCATGGCGCGGCACGCCGGCGAGCAGCTCCACGCCGTCGAAGCGGAGCGCGACCACCTGCGCGCCACCGTCGCCGGCATGACCGAAGGCGTGCTGGTCACCGATGCCCGAGGCAGAGTCCGACTGCTGAACTCCGCCTTCTGCGAGATCTTCGGCGTGCCGGCGAACGCCTCCCCGGGAGACGTCCTCGACCTGGCGCGCGAGCGCCGTCTGGTCGATCTCATTCAGCAGGTCCTCTCCGACGGCGCCGAACGGCGCGTGCACCTCGAGGTCATGGAGCCGGTGCGCCGCACGCTGGCTCTCACCGGATCGACGCTGGGCGCGCAGGATGGCGCCGTCGTCGTGGTTCGCGACATCACCGAATCGGAACAGCTGAACCGCATGCGGCGCGATTTCGTCGCCAACGTCTCGCATGAGCTGCGCACCCCGCTCGCCGCGATCCAGGGCTATGCCGAGACCCTCTGCGACGGCGCGCTCGAGGACCGCGACACCGCGCAGCGCTTCAGCCAGCGCATCGTGGACCAGTGCCGGCGCCTCGCAGCTCTCCTCGCCGACCTCCTGACACTCTCCCGGCTCGAGGGCAAGGAGGCGCTCGAATCGCTCGAGCCGGTCGATCTGCGGCGGCTCGCCGGCGAGGCGATCGAGCTCGTCGCCGGGCAGGCCGCCGCAAGGCAGGTCGCGGTCGAGCTCGTGCCGGGGCCCTCTCCGGTCGTGCAGGGAGATCCCGAAGGGCTCTTCCGCCTGTTTTCGAACCTGTTGGAGAACGCCGTCAAGTACAACCAGGCAGGAGGCAGCGTCGAGGTCACTCTGGGCTCCCGGGCGGGTGATCCCGAGATGCCGGCGGCGCCAACGCCGGCCGGCGCGCCGGCCGCCGGGATGGCGGTGATCGAGGTCCGCGACACCGGGATCGGCATCCCGGGATCGGCGCTGCCGCGCATCTTCGAGCGCTTCTACCGCGTCGACAAGGGCCGGGCGCGCGAGGAGGGCGGCACCGGGCTGGGCCTCGCCATCGTCAAGCACGTCGCCCAGGCCCATCAGGGCCGGGTCGAAGTCGAGAGCGAGCTCGGCCGGGGCTCGAAGTTCCGCGTCCTCCTGCCGCAACACCGCGACCGGGGCTAGCCCCGGCCGCGAGCTCCTCCAGGGCGGCAGCGCCTGTCGCACCCCTGTCACATCGACGTCGCAGCTTCGCAGGACCCCCCCGATATCTTTCCCTGGACTCGCAGCGCCCAGTCTGCAGCACCACTGCGGGCGCCGCGCAGGAAACTCGATCTGTCAACTTCAGGGAGGAATCTCATTATGCGCAAGTCTCTCGTCATCGCCGCAGGCCTCTGCCTGCTCGTCCTCGGCTTCGGCCTCGCCGCGAGCGCCGTCGCGCAGCAGCCCCTCATGGGCCTCTACTACTCTGAAGTCGAGAAGGACGGGCGGGTCTACGTGTTCAACACCCCCGAGCGTTTCAAGGCCTGGTCCGAGGGCGGAGAGATCGGCACCGCGGTCACCCTCGTCGGCCGTGCGGTGGACGGCAAGACCCTGGTCGCCGAGAACGAAACCGCGGTCGACCTCTACCTCTTCAAGCACAACCTGCCGGGCTACGACCGGCCGTCTCCCAAGCCCTATAACCCCGGCTTCGACGTCTCTTGGAAGGACGGCAAGACGACCTTCAAGACCAAGAACGCCGAGATCGGCATCTCGAACCGCCTGCAGGCGCGCTACACGATGTTCAACGCCGACAATCCGGCGGTCGAGGACATCGGCACCTTCAACATCCGCCGCGCCAAGACGGCGATCGAGGGCAAGGCGGGCGACTGGAAGTTCAAGCTGCAGGCGAATTGGGTCGGCGGCGGCTACGTCACCGCCGCGTCGATCGTCTCGAACTCGCTGCGCACCACGGTGCGCCGCGGACCGGAGCTCGAGGACGCCGAGATCTGGTGGACCAAGAACCCCATGGCCACGGTCTGGGTCGGCCAGGGCAAGGTGCCGTTCGGTCGCCAGGAGTACACCTCCTCGGGCAAGCAGCAGTTCGTCGACCGCTGGATCGGCAATGCGCTCTACGCTCCCGGCCGCGACCAGGGCATCCGCCTCGAGGGCATGAACAGCTCGAAGACCTTCGAGTACGCGATCGGCGCCTACAACGGCATCGCGCGCAACATCAACATCAACGACAACGACGAGTACCTCTATTCGGGCCGCGTCGCCTGGATGCCGTTCGGTGAGTACAAGTTCGAGGAGAGCTCGCTCGATCGCCCCGACGGACCTCGCCTCGCCCTCGGCCTCGCCGGCCTGACCAACACCGTCGGTCTCGGCGCCTCGGCGATCGACATCGAGCGCCTGGGCTACGAAGTGGCCTTCAAGTGGGGCGGCTTCAACGTCCAGGGCGAGTACTTCGACGAGAATGCCGAGAACCAGAGCAACGTCACGTCGGACAACCTCGGCTACTACCTCCAGGCGGGCTACCTCTTCCCCGGCAACAAGTTCGAGGTCGCCGGCCGCTACGAGAGCATCGAGCGCGACACCACCTTCAACGTCAGCAACCTCGGCAGCGCCCTCAAGGACTTCGAGGGCACCGGCCTCGGCGTCAGCTACTACCTCAACAAGCATGTCCACAAGATCCAGGCCGACTGGTTCAGCTACGAAGACAAGGTGACCGGCGCCGGGCTCGATGAGCTTCGGGTCCAGCTCCAGGTCATCTTCTAAGCCTCCCTCGGGTTGGGGAGATCCCCGTCCCTCGGCGGGGGTCTCCCCTCTTTTTTTCATCCGTAGTAGGTTTGATGTTTGCAGGAGAAAGTGAAAATGGAACGTCACAGGGACCAGGATTTCGAGAAGATTCGCCAGTCGCTCCTCCGCATGGGAGGGCTCGTCGAGCGGATGATCAGCGAGGCGATGGCGGCGCTCGTCGAACGTGACACCGCGCGCGCCCAGGCGGTGATCCGCACCGATGCCGACGTCGATCAGCTCGAAAAGGACCTCGATGACGCCTGCCACGCCATTCTGGCGCTGCAGCAGCCGACCGCAATCGACCTGCGATTCCTCGTCGCGGTGATGAAGATCTCCACCGATCTCGAGCGCATGGGCGACTCGGCGGTGAACGTGGCCCAGGCGGTCGAGATCCTCAACCAGGACCCGCCGCTCAAGCCGTACATCGACCTGCCGCGCCTGGCGATCATCACCCAGGAGATGGTGCGCGACGCTCTCGACAGCTTCGTCCGCCGCGATGCTCGCGCCGCCTTCGAGGTCTGCCGCCGCGACGACGAGGTCGACGCCCTCTACCGCCAGCTCTTCCGTGAGCTCCTCACCTACATGATCGAGGACCCGCGGACCGTCGCGCGGGCGCTCCACCTGCTGCTCATCGCCCGCAATTACGAGCGCATCGCCGACCACGCCACCAACATCGGCGAGGATGTCGTCTTCTACGTCGAAGGCCGCGACATCCGCCACCTCGCCCCGGTCGACATCTCCGAGCGCAAGTAGAGCCGAATCAGCGGGTCCGGTCGCTCCAGGCGAGCGACGTGCCGCGTTCGAAACCGTCGAGAAAGAGGCCGTTGCACGACGGCTCCGACTTCTCCACCGCCCCGATGTCGCAGGCCGGCCCCTGGGGGCGCGCCACGCCGCGCTGATCGGCGGCGAGACCCGGGATGATGCAGGTTCCGTTGTCGACCGCGGTGCTGTCCGGCAGGTCGTGGGTCATCGTCTGCTCCTCCCCGGGGGCGCCACCGCAGGAGAGAGCGAGCCTGGGCAGGTCGACGACGGTATTGGGATGGTTGCCGTTCGCAGTGCTGCTGCCGCAGGTGCCCTGCGGCCAGAGGCTGAACTCGAACCGCGTTGGAGCCAGCTGAAAGAAGCAGTCGCTCGGGTTCTCGAGCAGGTCGATGTTGTCCGAGAACAGGACGTTCACCAGCTCGATGCCCCCACTCGCGAACTGATGAATGCCGCCACCGCTGTCTGCGGCCGCATTGCCCGCGACCGTGACGTGATAGAGCGTCACGGAACCGCTATTGCGCAGCGCGCCGCCGCCGGCGGCGACGCTCAGGTTGTTCGAGATCGTGGCGTTCGCGAGGTTGAGCGCCCCGGTCACCTCGATCCCGCCACCGCCGCCGGCACGGTTGCCATCCACGGTGACGTTGCGCGCCTGGACGATCGCCGGAGCGAGGATCGCGAGCCCGCCGCCGACGTCCTCGAAGACCATGTTCGAGGAGAAGGTGGACTGAATGAGGAAGAGCTCCGTCGTTCCCCAGACGTGCAGGCCCCCGCCGCTCGAGCGCGACCAGTTGCCGGCGAAGCGGCTGGACTCGATGCTGGCGATCGAGAGGTCGCGGATCGACATGCCGCCGCCGGACGGCGGCGTGCCGGCGTTCTCGGCGGTGTTGCGGTCCACGACGCTGCGGTTCATGTAGAGCTCGCCGGTCCAGAACTCGATGCCGCCGCCGCTGCCGCCGGAGCGGTTGTCGGCGACCTCCGCCTCGAAGAGGACGAGCACCCCGCCGTTCAGGTTGACTCCGCCGCCGCCACCGTTCGACTCGTTGCCGGTGACCGAGCTCCATAGAATGCGCACCTCGGCGTTGCTCGCCGCGAGGCCGCCGCCCCAGAAGCTGGTCGTGCTCTCGCGGACAGCCGCTCGGTTGAGCACCAATACTGTGTCCGCCGGAGCGCCAGCGCCGGTGACGAGGACCGCGCCACCGGGTCCCGCGTTCGAGCGCCCATGAGTGAGCACGATGTCGCGCAGCTCGACCTCGGCCTGGTCCTGGACCGCGAAGATCCGCGTGGCGAGACCGCCCGACAGGGTGATCCGGCCACCCCCGTCGACGACGACCTGCCCGGAGAGAGGCCGCTCGGCGCTCACCAGAATGAGATGTGGCGCCGGGCCGCAGTCGAACGACAACGTGCCGCCGCCGCTGTTCACCGCCGTGATCCCGGCATCGAACGCGGCTTCCGTGCAACTAGCCGGCGTTCCGGTGCCGACGACCGCCGAAGTGGCGGAGAGCTCCGCGGCAGAAAGGCTCGCGGCGAGAAACAGGGAGGCGGCGGCTGCGGGTCGAAGTCGGGGCATCGGATCTCCGGGAAGGCCTTCCCAGATGCGAACGGCCTCTTGCCTCGCTACCGGACATCCGACCCTGGGCAATCCGCTCCGCCACGGTAAGCTCCACCAGTGGATCTACCCGAAGAGCCCGGCGCAGGGGGCGACCTGACCGGCCTGATCGAGTCCTTCAAGGACGGTCCCGGCGTGCCGGTCGATGCCCTCTGGCAGGCCGCTTACGCGGAGCTCAAGAAGGTGGCTCGGGCGCGGCTGCGCGGCAACCGGCGAAACACCGTGCTCGACACCACGGCGCTGGTGAACGAGTCGTACCTGAAGCTCGCCCGGCTCGGGCGACTCCGGGTGGAGAGCCGCGGCAAGTTCTTCGCCTACGCCTCCCGCGTCATGCGCTCGGTGATCGTCGACCTGGTGCGCGAGCGCCAGGCGGAGCGCCGGGGCGGCGGGGTCGCGGCGGTGACGCTCGACACCGCGGCCATCGACAGCAGCCGTGTCGCGCTCGCTGCCGAGCCCCTCCGGGTCGACGCCGCGCTCGCCGAGCTCGAGAAGGTCGAGCCGCGTCTCGCGCGGGTCGTCGAGATGCGGTACTTCGCCGGCCTCTCCGAGATCGAGATCGCGACCGCGCTCGACGTCACCGACCGGACCGTGCGGCGCGACTGGCAAAAGGCGAAGCTCCTGTTGCACTCGATGCTTCAGGCATGAGCCGTCTCCCTTGCCCGCCGGAGCTCTGGCCGGAGTTCTCGCGCCAGCTCGATCTCGCACTCGACCAGCCGCAGTCGAAGCGTCTCGGCTGGATCGAATCGCTGGCGGGCGAGCAGCGCGAGCTCGTGCCCTACCTGCGCGCCGTCCTCGCCGCGGACGACGACTCGACCTTCGCGACGGACGCACTCGCGGCGATGGTGGCCGGCTCGGCGGGCGAACGCCCCGGGACGAGCGGGCCGGCTGCCCTCGACGCCGATGACGGAGTCGAGCTCCCGGTCCTCGCCGGAGACCGCATCGGCCCCTACACCCTCGAACGCGAGCTCGGACGAGGCGGCATGGGGGTCGTCTGGCTCGCCGCGCGGAGCGACGGCGCCTACGAACGCAAGGTCGCTCTCAAGCTGCCGCACACCCACCTCTCCGGGAGCTCGATGCAGCGCCGTTTCCGCCGCGAACGCGACATTCTGGCGACCCTCAGCCATCCGAGCATCGCGCAGTTCCTCGACGCTGGGGTGACGGCGGAGGGACGCCCCTACCTCGCCCTCGAGTGGGTCGCCGGCGTGCCGATCACCGAGGCGTGCCGCGCCGCGCACCACCCCCTTCCGGTCCGGATCGAGCTGATCCGCCAGGTCGCCGCTGCCGTCCATGCCGCGCACGCCCGTCTGATCGTGCACCGCGACCTCAAGCCTTCGAACGTGCTGGTGACCGCCGAGGGCACGGTCAAGCTCCTCGACTTCGGCATCGCCAAACTCCTCGAGCCCGACGAGACCGCCGACCCCGATCCGTCCACCGTCGCCCGACCCGGGCTCACCCAGCTCACCGTCGAAGGCACGCGCGTCGCCACTCCCGACTACGCCGCCCCGGAGCAGCTCACAGGCGCTCCGATTACGGTCGCCACCGACGTCTACTCGCTCGCGATTCTCCTCCACGAGCTCCTCACCGGCCGGCGCCCGTTCGAGCCGGCCTCCGGGCCGGCGCGCCTTCTGCAGATTCTCACTCCCGGCGTCACGGCGCCGCGCGCCTCCTCTCGCGTCGACCCCGCGCACGCCGAAAGCGTCGCGGGGATGACCGCCGCGGAGCTCGCCCGGGCCCTCACCGGCGACCTCGACGCGATTCTCGCCAAGGCGCTCGCGACCGATCCCGCCGATCGCTACTCGTCGGCCGAGGCCTTCGCCGCCGACCTCGGTCGTTACTCCCGGCTCGAGGCGATCGAGGCACGCCGCATCGGCAACTTCACCCGCACGTTGAAATTCGTCCGCCGGCATCGGCTGAGCACCGGGCTCGCCGCGGCGCTCACCCTGGCCTCGGCGCTGGGGGTCGGCGGCATCCTCTGGCAGAGCGCGCGCACCGCCCGCGAGGCCCGGCGCGCCAACGCGACGAAGGAGTTCCTGATCGGCGTTTTCCAGGCGAGCGACCCACGGGTCGCCGGTTCGCGACCGCGCGGCGCGATCACCGCGCGTGAGCTGCTCGACCTCGCGGCGCGGCGCCTCGAAACGGAGCTCGCCCTCGACCCTGCGACCCGCAGCGAGTTGAGCGAATTGACCGCGACGATCTACACCTACCTCGACGAGCTCGCTCCGGCGCGCCGCATCGCCCGCGCGGTCAGCGAAGAGAGGCAAGCCCGGCTCGCCCCCGACGACCCGGAACTCCTCGACAGCCTCATGTTCGAGGTCTGGATCGCCCTGCAGGCGGGCGACGCCGCAGACGCCGGGCGCCGGCTCGACGAGCTCGACCGCCACCTGCGCGCCGCCGGCCTCGACCGCTCGCGACACCGCGCCGAATGGTACCTTGCGGCGGCCGACGTCGCCGGCGAGAGCGGCGACGTCCAAACCCGCAAGACCGCGCTCGAGCGCGCCGTCGGCATCTACGAGCACGCCGCGCCGCGCGACAGCGGCCACGAGGCCGCGCTCTCCAATCTCGGCGAGCTCGCCTTCGGCCGCGACGATCTCCCCGGAGCGCTGGGATGGCTCGACCGCGCCCTCGCCGTGGTCCGCCAGACCGAGTCGGACGCCGCCACCGACCTCGGCCGCATCCAGAGCCGGCGCGGCCGGGTGCTCACCGAGCTCGGTCGCCTCTCCGAGGCGAGGACGGCGTTCGAAGAGGCCCGCCGCCTCTACTCCGAGACCCTCGGCCTGGACCATGCCTCGGCCTGGCAGGCGACCGCCGGCCTCGCCCTGCTCGAGCACCGCCGGGGCAACCGCCCGGCCGCCGAGCCCCTGTTTCGCAGCATTCTGGCGAGCGCTGGCTACCCTTCTCCGGTGAACCGCGCGCGCCGCGCCGAGGCCGATTTGCTCTACGGCCTCTTCCTCGCCGAATCCGGCCACCCCGCCGAAGCCCGCCCGGTCCTGGAAGGGGCGCTCCCCCTGCTCGCCGCCCGGCC from Thermoanaerobaculia bacterium harbors:
- the phoU gene encoding phosphate signaling complex protein PhoU yields the protein MERHRDQDFEKIRQSLLRMGGLVERMISEAMAALVERDTARAQAVIRTDADVDQLEKDLDDACHAILALQQPTAIDLRFLVAVMKISTDLERMGDSAVNVAQAVEILNQDPPLKPYIDLPRLAIITQEMVRDALDSFVRRDARAAFEVCRRDDEVDALYRQLFRELLTYMIEDPRTVARALHLLLIARNYERIADHATNIGEDVVFYVEGRDIRHLAPVDISERK
- a CDS encoding right-handed parallel beta-helix repeat-containing protein codes for the protein MPRLRPAAAASLFLAASLSAAELSATSAVVGTGTPASCTEAAFDAGITAVNSGGGTLSFDCGPAPHLILVSAERPLSGQVVVDGGGRITLSGGLATRIFAVQDQAEVELRDIVLTHGRSNAGPGGAVLVTGAGAPADTVLVLNRAAVRESTTSFWGGGLAASNAEVRILWSSVTGNESNGGGGGVNLNGGVLVLFEAEVADNRSGGSGGGIEFWTGELYMNRSVVDRNTAENAGTPPSGGGMSIRDLSIASIESSRFAGNWSRSSGGGLHVWGTTELFLIQSTFSSNMVFEDVGGGLAILAPAIVQARNVTVDGNRAGGGGGIEVTGALNLANATISNNLSVAAGGGALRNSGSVTLYHVTVAGNAAADSGGGIHQFASGGIELVNVLFSDNIDLLENPSDCFFQLAPTRFEFSLWPQGTCGSSTANGNHPNTVVDLPRLALSCGGAPGEEQTMTHDLPDSTAVDNGTCIIPGLAADQRGVARPQGPACDIGAVEKSEPSCNGLFLDGFERGTSLAWSDRTR
- a CDS encoding serine/threonine protein kinase, whose amino-acid sequence is MSRLPCPPELWPEFSRQLDLALDQPQSKRLGWIESLAGEQRELVPYLRAVLAADDDSTFATDALAAMVAGSAGERPGTSGPAALDADDGVELPVLAGDRIGPYTLERELGRGGMGVVWLAARSDGAYERKVALKLPHTHLSGSSMQRRFRRERDILATLSHPSIAQFLDAGVTAEGRPYLALEWVAGVPITEACRAAHHPLPVRIELIRQVAAAVHAAHARLIVHRDLKPSNVLVTAEGTVKLLDFGIAKLLEPDETADPDPSTVARPGLTQLTVEGTRVATPDYAAPEQLTGAPITVATDVYSLAILLHELLTGRRPFEPASGPARLLQILTPGVTAPRASSRVDPAHAESVAGMTAAELARALTGDLDAILAKALATDPADRYSSAEAFAADLGRYSRLEAIEARRIGNFTRTLKFVRRHRLSTGLAAALTLASALGVGGILWQSARTAREARRANATKEFLIGVFQASDPRVAGSRPRGAITARELLDLAARRLETELALDPATRSELSELTATIYTYLDELAPARRIARAVSEERQARLAPDDPELLDSLMFEVWIALQAGDAADAGRRLDELDRHLRAAGLDRSRHRAEWYLAAADVAGESGDVQTRKTALERAVGIYEHAAPRDSGHEAALSNLGELAFGRDDLPGALGWLDRALAVVRQTESDAATDLGRIQSRRGRVLTELGRLSEARTAFEEARRLYSETLGLDHASAWQATAGLALLEHRRGNRPAAEPLFRSILASAGYPSPVNRARRAEADLLYGLFLAESGHPAEARPVLEGALPLLAARPESASDHRRAERALAALPDNS
- a CDS encoding sigma-70 family RNA polymerase sigma factor, which codes for MDLPEEPGAGGDLTGLIESFKDGPGVPVDALWQAAYAELKKVARARLRGNRRNTVLDTTALVNESYLKLARLGRLRVESRGKFFAYASRVMRSVIVDLVRERQAERRGGGVAAVTLDTAAIDSSRVALAAEPLRVDAALAELEKVEPRLARVVEMRYFAGLSEIEIATALDVTDRTVRRDWQKAKLLLHSMLQA
- a CDS encoding HAMP domain-containing protein, whose product is MAYSFAPRLRLAPLWPALAALALAAVLASILLPRTLAQQATSQLAQEARLLVAAVPAPGSLVSPDPDLAQRLHQLVAGTDFRITLVALDGKVLADSQRLGSELAAMDNHRTRPEIFAALARGEGSAVRHSDTTEQDTLYAARLVNDAGGRSWILRLGQPLSTISALTRHLGRILLLALAAALALVALVSWWLTRSLFRPLGELLAAADAMGRGDYAARFQIPEQRELARLGTALQRMARHAGEQLHAVEAERDHLRATVAGMTEGVLVTDARGRVRLLNSAFCEIFGVPANASPGDVLDLARERRLVDLIQQVLSDGAERRVHLEVMEPVRRTLALTGSTLGAQDGAVVVVRDITESEQLNRMRRDFVANVSHELRTPLAAIQGYAETLCDGALEDRDTAQRFSQRIVDQCRRLAALLADLLTLSRLEGKEALESLEPVDLRRLAGEAIELVAGQAAARQVAVELVPGPSPVVQGDPEGLFRLFSNLLENAVKYNQAGGSVEVTLGSRAGDPEMPAAPTPAGAPAAGMAVIEVRDTGIGIPGSALPRIFERFYRVDKGRAREEGGTGLGLAIVKHVAQAHQGRVEVESELGRGSKFRVLLPQHRDRG